The sequence tagatcaaaacagcagATCGGCTAACAAGCCGATGGAATAGTTctagccgatagccgataatagccgatgccgataccagccgatagcgatagggtgtaagcaatcggctatatgtccaatgtagataatgatatgaaggcaatcggctgatgataatataatatagcaatataatccagtataaatcaatcggctaacaataatatgatagaataaacattgatccgaaggttaaagcacacatcggctggaagACCGATGTCAATAAATCcacagattagattaaacagtgaaacctttgttgtcatcggctaaatcaaacttatatgtatatgcaatccttatgagccgatgcaacgtccagataactcaccggctaaaaccccgatgaaacccttattggcaatcaagaagcaggctagagattatggttctaagcacgacttagtagatcaaacatAACTGATGcggcactaagtatgaaaagaaacataatatctagacaatcaagtcgatgattgagttttcagggtggtagatgtctaagctaatctaatctagcaacacgatttagccgataccggcataaaccctaaaacgagaagcagccgatagagctaaattgatatgctaagactagattaacagagacatatgataaataggtaggcaaatatatcatccaaaccagagtaatctaagaggtcgaatgtcctgatgcagccttgaacgacgccgatgtagatgagacaattgccCGGGCCGgcagaacattggacttaccccttcgccggagatcgaacaccgatgcagccccgcgtcgggtgccaagtcccgccggacgataaaattaaatagaaaaggtaaaaggtggcgatgcgccgaattgtattgatcgtgaggatagattacatagaccccgggtgtacatatttatacccatgggttgatacaagtccttgtcagacaagaaagaaactaacctaaagataaaaggaaaatataaagtccttatcggacactaaacacactttcctaaagataaaaggaaactaacaaactattcctaattaatagataaactgccatgccgcatcctctttaaactcggtcacttagggataagcttcctttagtagattgatttccttaactgaatatagcaggaatccgactattggcgacttgataactcccatcggctgattccgagattcCGAGATGCTGtagccgataatgattctaagctgatgacgtctttgccgattaccaaatttcactgttaacacatgGTTTGGAACCCATCTCCCCGCACGAAAAaaggagcagtccattagcgcgtgattaattaagtattaacaatttttttaaaaaaatggattaatttgatttttttaagcaatttttgtatagaaaatttttgcaaaaaacacaccgtctatcaatttaaaaagcgtgcgcgcggaatacgaggaagaggggttgggaacatggAGCAAAGACCACAGCCCTAGCCAATGAGGGGAACTGGAGGGGCGTCTgaggtatagatggccaaaaggcccgaggcccgacggcccggcccacggcacggcgttttggcccggcccaagcacggcacggcccgtcaagggtcgggcccgtgccggcccggcccgaccaccgggccgtgcctgggcctctccgccggcacgttgggccggcacggcacgatgggccgcaTGCCAGGCCCGACACATAAACAATAGGGAgtaaaatagacatattatatgccacggtcgaaagaatagggacataaaatagacttattttcactatatatatatatgtcacagcccaaagtggagggacggaaaatagacttattttcgctatattatgtcacagcccaaagacGAGGGACGAAAActagacttatttaaaaaaggcACGGTGGGCCACCCGCGtcttcgggccggcccggcacggcccgacagctggtgggccgtgtctgggcgggaggcgcagcccatgggccggcacggcccggcacgaagtgccgaTCGGGCCATTCCGgcccgatggctggtgggccgtgcctgggccgggccatgccgggcgggccttttggccatctatagtctGAGGTCGCCCTGCCACGaccagtgagagagagaaggttgcCTTTTCAACTCAATTTTGATGtttgatactacctccgtcccaatttaaatgtaattgtgggtttccgtgttcaacgtttgatcgtccgtcttgtttcaaaatttatgagaaaatataaaaaaatagtcacacataaagtactattcatattttataatctaataataataataatactaatcatatttttttaaaaaataatatgaacagTCGAACGTTGGACATAAACAATGCAAAACTATACTCTTTTtgtgacggaggtagtactgaAATTGCACCGTGTTTAGatcccaattttttcttcaaacttccaaccttttccatcacatcaaacttttctactcacgtaaacttctaacttttccgtcacatcgtttcaatttcaaccaaactaaaCACAGTCCAGGTGTACAAGTAGGTATAATATGCATATAACGGAAAAAATTTAGTAATGCCACTCAATTAACGGCACTTTCAAAACTTACCACAACTGATTCAAATTGTTTCATTCTATACTACTTCGTCAATTCGAGAAGTCGCGTCGTCAGTTGTGTGTGTTGCGCCGTCCGTTTGTCAGCATCGTCGGTCGGTCGGAGTTGCCGTAGCCATGGATGTGAGATTGTGAGGTGCGACAGTGTGGAATCCCGGGAAACCGAGCAGCACCACGCGTCGTCCTCCGGTCCTGACGTCCACCCAGCGCATGGATCTgatcgccgtcggcgagctcctcctcacacATGCCGTCGGCTGTCGATGTCCTCCTCGCGTGCATCTGGCCACTGTCAAGCGTCGCCAGCCGCTGAGGTCCAAGCACGACGAGCTCGTCCTCGTGCACGCCATCAACCGCCAAGGTCCTTTCGGCACGCGCTGCCAGCCAGCCAGCAAGGTCATCCCGGCGCGCGCATCCGGGCACCATTGGCGAGCTCCTCGCTCACGCCGTTAGCCACCAAGGTCTTACCGGCACACGCATCGGGCCTCCGTCGACGGGCTATTCCTTATGTGCCGCTTGCCACTAATTAAGGTCCTCCCAGTGTGCTGAAAGGAGAGAATCGGCGGATCTTTAACAAAAAGAGGTGACAACGAGTTTTTTTCTAtcaaaaattaaagaaaaggcTAGCCTTTGCGCTTTAGTAGGGGCTAAGCGGCTGCGTGAGTTAATCCCGCACTCTGTATAGTGTATAGCTATAGTGTTTCTACTTGTTTCATTTTGTCTTTAGGGGTTGTATTTTCTcctgctctattcaatgaaaaggcaCTATAGTGCTGTTTTCTATTCAAAAAGTGTGTTGGAGTGGGAGAGTAGAGTAGCAACACGAGGAGAAGCTAACCGATGGTGATGAGAAGGGCCAGGGATTCCATGCCATCGTGCCCGACCTCCGTGGCTACAACGACTACGACAGGCAATGCTAATAATCGTACGACGTGACTTCCCGATCACTACCAGGAAAACCATTTTTCTAGACGATGGCATGTTTTTCCAGACGAGTAGGCCTCTCGGAGTTAAATGACCACCTACAAAAATGACAACCGTGGGTGAGTTCGTCGTCTACCTGGGATCTCTTAATAGATCTGCCTACGAAAATACCTAAGCTCATAAAAACTGTCACATGTAGTCAAAAATCCTAagtccctctccctcccctcccacctctcCTTGCCTCTCTCCCCGgtgctcccctccccttccctcccacctcttcttccctctctcctCGGCGACAGCAGTGgctagcggcggtggcggtggcggctcccctctcctccctcccagatccatctgaaggggggaggagagagggcggcgacggcggcttccGTCCCTCCTCCCAGATTCGGCCGGAGGGAGGGGATACGCAATGGCGACGGCGCCAACGGCTCCAAGCGGAGGTGGCGTCGCACCACCCCCAGCccggatcccctcccctcccctcccttcccagATCCGGCTGAAGGGGGCATGGGGGAGGGCGTGTTGGCCGGTGactcccctccttcctcccaGCTCTGGCcggagggaagggggaggggggtggcggcggcttcTCTCCCAAATCTGGTCggaggggggagggcggcggtggcggcttcccttccctcccctccctccctcctggCAGCGTCGACGCGGCTCCAAGCGGTGGCGACGGttaccctccctccctcccagatctggctgaAGGGGGGAGGGAAGGGTGGCGGCGTTGCCCCTGCAACAGCCtcccctcacctcctctccctctccctctccccccaaAACCTTAACCCTAGATCCGGCCAAAGGTGCgaggattgcggcggcggcgtggctgaATTGGGTAGGGGGgtgtggtgattttttttttcgcccaaAATATTTTCGCAGGTGGATAGCTATGGCGCCTCATTTTCACAGGCTTATGCGTGTAGTCAGGCCTTCCCCTCGTCCGGGAAAATGATTATTGGCTGTTTGGAAAACCGTTTTTGTACTGGATGGATCGGATGGCACGGAATGCAACACTTCGTGCCCTCGGCAACAAGTTCTGAAAAGTGTTATGAATCGAGTAGCACAGTGGTGGAGTCAGCGACGCCATCGATCGAGTCCGGCGGCTATGGTGTTTCTCGGTGATCTACCGATCTTTTTATACTCCAACGGCGAATCCACAGTGAAGGTGGCAACGGCGGAGCTTGAGCTTACGGGGAGATGCTTCGGCCGCTTGAATGGCATATACTGAAATTTCTCGCCTATACAACAGTGCATTTTTCATCAAGCCTGTGTttatgtgtttagttcactataaaattgaaacaatatgacgaaaaagttgaaagtttgtgtgtaggaaaattttgatgtgatgaaaaagttagaagtttgaagaattattttggaactaaacacagcgcAAGTGTAACTTAACCTGATCAAAATTCATTTTCCCAGTGtgaaagggcctgtagcctaatggttacaagagcctcagtagcatcTGAGGTACTGGGTTCTTCAGTGGCATGCGATGTAcctgtcgacagcgaggcgcctctTCGAAAATGCTCATAGgagtgagtgcgcgtgcgttgtgagtatCTGCGTTGTACCGTGTAATTCTCAAAATTCATTTTCCCAGTGTACGTGTATCATGTCAAAAGAATTAATCTGGAACTACTAATTACAGAGGATCATCatctaaaaattaaactttACAAACTACTACTCCTAATTACAAAGGACAGTAATCTCCGGTGCCTACCCCAAGTCACCAACGGAAGAATGCCAAAATCCGGTCAgaaccgccgccatggcggcagAGGAGAAAAATCACGGCGACCGTGGCGAGGCaggggaggacggcgacgacgacgcgttgCGGAGCCGGCTCGGCGCCGGCCGGAAGCTCCACCTCCTcagcgcgccggcgccgcggctgcGCGTGGCGGGCGGCGACAGCGCCCGCCGCACCACCTCCCGGTTCCCCGTCGGCACCCGAGCCATCGCCGACGCCCTGCCTGCCCTGCCGCACGCCTGCCGCCTCGCCAACGGCGccgtcgatgccgccgccgccgctcgcccgcccgcGCCCCACCAGTTGAACCCCTCCGCTCGCCCGGGGAACACGCCACCCCCACCGCCCGGCCTCGGCGTGttactgccgccgccgccgccgccgctgctcggcctcctcggccgcggcacccctcctcgcgccgccgagcGAGAACTCATCGTCGCTAGTCGTCCCTCGCTTCACTGCCGCCGCTACGCTACCTGCCTCTGCTTCCGGCGTCTTCTTgtcgtcgtctcgtctcgtcgccTCTTATACGCACGAGCCGCCTGCCTCCTACGCGCGCCGCGTCGCGTGGCGGAGTGCGGCCATgagcgcgcgggcgagcggaaGAAGAAGCCGCAGCGAACCTTACATACGGCTCgcgccgtcgcgcgcgcgcgcgcgcgttcgcgTTCGTGTTGACGTCTTCGTgggtgggttgggttgggtggtCGTGACTCGTGAGCCGCAAGAATGCAACGCGGTCAGAGAGGCTTCGGGAAGAAGAGGTTTGGGTGACAGGACAGCGAGTGCGTACGGGGGAttgggcccgcatgtcagtgtCGGTGGCGGGTCGTTCGGCGATTCTCACGTGGAGACGTGCTCCGGACAGCTGGGCGCAACTGgcattttttctcttctttttttgctCCATTTGGAAGACTGCACCTGCTAGCTAGCAGCCTGAAAATGCTGAACTGTTCTCTGCTCTGTCTCGCACTTGCAGTGCTTTTCCTGAGATTTGACCACGCTAACTTGTGGCGTATTCTCGCAATTGGTCCGTTAAAAATGATCGGTCTTCCGGCTGCTGGTTGGATGGTGGTACTACTACAATAATACTCCAGCTGTCTTCCTTCACGCAATGTTACATGGACAGTGAACAAGTACGAGTTCACCTTTCCGCTCGAATTTCGTCGAATATCCTCAGATTTTGGAGCTCCCTTGATCAGCTTTGGTTTGTACGAGCATCTAATTTCTTTTGAGATTGGTTAATTTTTGTTAAATCTTACAAATTTGGGCCTTTTACTTCCTAGCCATTTTTCGAAAATTAAACCTAGAATTTAACTATAGAGTTCTAGACATGGAGGATAAACATCTTAGTGTTAACGATTATGGGTTGTTCAGCTACAATTTACAGCACAGCCATATAACCCCTGGTACTTATGGTATAGAGTCCATTACAACTAGTGTCGTGAATGGGGTTGCTGCCCATTCTCTTGGGTTGTCGAAGGTTGGCACCACCCTCGTTAGCGTTGACCTCCCGCACCCTCATCTCAATCTCAAGAATTAGTGTTTGTTTAGTTGCTAGTCAGAGCCTTACAAGTCGCCATCGTTTGTCAGTCAATAGTAGTTGTCAAACTTCTCTAAGGTTAGATGCTCGAAATCTTTACCAAACCTTAATAAGTCTAAAAGAATTTTGGCACATTTTTCTAAGTTATTGATGCATCAGACCTAATTTGTTGGAAGAGAATATTATCACAACTGTGGCTTCAACCAAATAGTTGTATAAATTGGTCTTGCTTAATATTAAATGCGGCAAACTGACCGTCAACCAAATTGGCattataaaagtaaaaatatattatgagaagTGAAGCAGTGTACCCTGCTTTATCAATTCCCTTGAAAGTCTAATACCAACTCACCACACCATTGTTTGAAGAGCGGGATGGAGCAGAAAAGAGAGTTTGTCCCCTCTCTACCACACTTAAATCCCAAtatcataaattaattataagatTGAAAAAAACTTGGAAAATCTAACATCATATCAAATAAAGATGCGACTTGTCCAGTTTATTGtcaaataaaattggtagagtTGAAAGTTGTAGCAAAATGAATAAGCCCATATATGAAGAGGGATAGAGGGAAAATGTGACTTTGTTTGGAGGTGTGCACCAAAGAGATTGGCACCAACTTCTTGCCATTTCAGTGTCTAGTGTAGTATCGCTTCCACAGTGCCAAATTTCGAGTTGATGCGGAAAATGATTAACTTCGACATAGCACTGAGCTACAAGTTTGTTTGTGAAAAGCACTAAATTATAGAGACCGTCTACCTATCATTGAATTGTTTCATGGGGAAAATCAACCGATTTTCAATGGATGAAATCTctttaagatttgtgcaagAAACCTTATCCCTCAATCACACTCGTCCTCCTTGTCTCCTAGAGTCCTAGTAGTAGTATTGTTCTCACTAGTTGTGCATCGCCGCTATCCCACCCTCTTCATTCTGTCACCCCTGCATCCATAGCGTCACCACTGTTCCTGGTGAACCCTGCTAGCCATCTCCTCCCTACCACTTCTCCAACTGCCAAATTGTTTTATGTTTGAAGTCAATCGTCCTCCTATAACTCCAGTGAGATGCTCCCACACTCTCgagcctccctcatctcttatATGTCTCCCGTTGGAACCAGGATTGTCTACCTTCATGGGGGTGACTGAAACGAGCGTGCAATCAGTACTCATCCACTATCCAAACCATATAACATCTCTCACATGACGTGTGCCCTtaataatactacctccatcccaaaatataagtgattttgaacGGATgggatattttctagtactacga is a genomic window of Oryza glaberrima chromosome 7, OglaRS2, whole genome shotgun sequence containing:
- the LOC127780068 gene encoding uncharacterized protein LOC127780068; the encoded protein is MSSRSAARGGVPRPRRPSSGGGGGGSNTPRPGGGGGVFPGRAEGFNWWGAGGRAAAAASTAPLARRQACGRAGRASAMARVPTGNREVVRRALSPPATRSRGAGALRRWSFRPAPSRLRNASSSPSSPASPRSP